A single Nostoc sp. GT001 DNA region contains:
- a CDS encoding transposase encodes MPDILSLLQCLLPQINATTMRRMNQIILAMLAMSGRVTMLGMSRWAGTGGSYRTILRFFQTVIPWATLFWVFFRKHLFRANEVYLLAGDEVVISKSGKQTYGLDRFFSSLVSKPILGLSFFTLSLVSVKRRHSFPIKIEQVIKSDVEKSSVSPTTEIKPKEKRGRGRPKGSKNKNKTEVILTSELLRIKKMINELVKLIANFIPLTYLVLDGHFGNNNALQMVRQVNLHIISKLRHDSALYIPYQHPDSNSRSRRKYGDKIDYCNIPDKYLCKSTIEDDIKTDIYQCTLLHKEFAQALNIVILVKTNLKTNAHSHVILFSSDLKLSYEKIIDYYKLRFQIEFNFRDAKQFWGLEDFMNLSQTAVTNAVNLAFFMVNLSHHLLSDFRLLNPDSGIIDLKAHYRGFRYIREMLKMLPEIPEPILLNQIFAKLTSLGRIHPVSTGVEPS; translated from the coding sequence ATGCCAGACATCCTATCACTGTTACAATGCCTGCTACCGCAGATCAACGCGACGACGATGCGCCGAATGAACCAGATAATCCTGGCGATGTTAGCGATGAGCGGGAGAGTCACAATGTTGGGAATGTCTCGTTGGGCAGGCACTGGTGGTAGTTATCGGACAATATTAAGATTCTTTCAGACAGTAATACCTTGGGCAACGTTGTTTTGGGTATTTTTCCGTAAGCATTTGTTCCGTGCAAATGAGGTGTATTTGCTGGCAGGAGATGAAGTTGTAATCAGTAAATCAGGGAAACAAACTTATGGGCTGGATAGATTTTTTTCTAGCCTCGTCAGCAAACCTATATTAGGGCTATCTTTTTTTACATTATCATTAGTAAGTGTTAAGCGAAGACACTCATTTCCGATTAAAATAGAACAGGTAATCAAGAGCGATGTAGAAAAAAGTAGTGTATCGCCAACAACAGAAATCAAACCCAAAGAAAAACGTGGACGTGGACGACCAAAAGGTAGTAAAAATAAAAACAAAACAGAAGTAATTCTCACATCTGAATTACTAAGAATTAAGAAGATGATTAATGAGTTGGTCAAGTTAATAGCTAACTTTATCCCCCTAACTTACTTAGTCTTAGACGGTCATTTTGGAAACAATAATGCCTTGCAAATGGTTCGGCAAGTTAACTTGCACATAATTTCCAAGTTGCGCCATGATTCCGCATTGTATATACCCTATCAACATCCTGACTCCAATAGTCGCTCTCGTCGTAAATACGGTGATAAGATTGACTACTGTAACATACCTGATAAATATTTATGTAAAAGTACCATTGAAGACGATATCAAAACTGATATTTATCAATGCACTCTCCTTCACAAGGAATTTGCCCAAGCACTGAATATAGTTATTTTGGTCAAAACCAATCTTAAAACTAATGCTCATAGTCATGTAATCCTATTTTCTAGTGACCTAAAGTTGTCATACGAAAAGATAATTGATTACTATAAACTGCGCTTTCAAATCGAGTTTAACTTTCGTGATGCGAAGCAGTTTTGGGGATTAGAAGATTTTATGAATTTAAGTCAAACTGCTGTAACTAATGCTGTTAATCTAGCATTCTTTATGGTCAACTTATCCCATCATCTTCTATCTGATTTCCGTCTCCTTAATCCTGACTCCGGCATTATTGATCTTAAAGCTCACTATCGTGGTTTTCGATATATCCGTGAAATGTTAAAAATGCTTCCCGAAATCCCTGAGCCTATTTTATTAAACCAGATTTTTGCCAAGCTTACTTCTTTAGGACGCATTCATCCCGTTTCTACGGGCGTTGAACCCTCGTAA